One Lactobacillus crispatus DNA segment encodes these proteins:
- the manA gene encoding mannose-6-phosphate isomerase, class I, protein MEPLFLTPYFRPKIWGGRKLDDIFHYDIPEGKVGEAWIISGYKDDASTVTDGPLKGMSLRDVYLKHPELFGNPKAKEFPLLVKLLDANDNLSVQVHPDDDYARKVENDSGKTESWYVMQADPGAYIIYGHHAKSREELADMIHKGEWDKLLRKVPVKAGDFFYVPAGTIHALTKGCLVIETQQSSDVTYRLYDYDRVGKDGKKRELHTQKSIDVTTVPHVDPKLDVKTSQDQDAEIKTLVEPPLSPHFYLWQIDLDGTWKTGLKDHPYLLVSVIKGEGKLEADGKSYDLKMGTNLIIPNEMKNFTFTGKMRIVMSAPGEE, encoded by the coding sequence ATGGAACCATTATTTTTAACCCCATACTTTAGACCAAAAATTTGGGGTGGACGTAAATTAGATGATATTTTTCACTATGATATTCCAGAAGGAAAAGTTGGAGAAGCTTGGATTATTTCAGGTTACAAGGATGACGCGTCAACTGTAACAGATGGGCCACTTAAGGGAATGTCATTGCGGGATGTTTACTTGAAGCATCCGGAATTGTTTGGCAACCCTAAGGCCAAGGAATTTCCATTATTGGTAAAATTATTAGATGCTAATGATAATTTATCAGTTCAAGTACACCCGGATGATGATTATGCTCGCAAAGTAGAAAATGATTCTGGTAAGACTGAGTCTTGGTATGTAATGCAAGCTGATCCAGGTGCTTATATTATTTATGGTCATCATGCAAAAAGCCGTGAAGAATTAGCTGATATGATCCACAAAGGTGAGTGGGATAAGTTGCTCAGAAAAGTTCCGGTTAAAGCAGGCGATTTCTTCTATGTGCCAGCAGGTACAATTCATGCTTTAACTAAGGGATGCTTAGTAATTGAAACTCAACAGTCAAGTGATGTAACTTACCGCTTGTATGACTACGATCGTGTGGGCAAGGATGGTAAAAAGCGTGAGCTTCATACTCAAAAGTCAATTGATGTGACCACTGTTCCCCATGTTGATCCTAAGTTAGATGTTAAGACTAGCCAAGATCAAGATGCAGAAATTAAGACATTGGTTGAACCACCACTTTCACCACACTTTTATTTGTGGCAAATTGACCTTGATGGTACTTGGAAGACCGGCTTAAAGGATCATCCATACCTGTTAGTTTCCGTTATCAAAGGCGAAGGAAAATTAGAAGCTGATGGCAAGTCATATGATTTGAAGATGGGAACTAATTTAATTATTCCAAATGAGATGAAGAATTTCACTTTCACTGGTAAAATGAGAATAGTTATGTCTGCACCAGGTGAGGAATAA
- a CDS encoding SdpI family protein, with product MIYVACGLVMVAVGLIWLITPAKRPNRIYGYLSYLAQVNQDSFKFAQKRASWYCILFGFIQALLGVIIHYLNWDRYFLIWLLTFYLFILLPIVYTEKSLKTFLSKRHELPHDYVDPDQVKHKRTKGFRD from the coding sequence GTGATCTATGTCGCTTGTGGCTTAGTTATGGTGGCGGTAGGGTTGATTTGGCTGATTACGCCAGCCAAAAGGCCCAACCGAATTTATGGCTATTTATCTTATCTTGCGCAAGTTAACCAGGATAGTTTTAAGTTTGCTCAGAAACGGGCAAGCTGGTATTGTATCCTGTTTGGGTTTATTCAAGCACTGTTAGGAGTAATCATTCACTATTTGAATTGGGATCGCTATTTTCTCATTTGGCTGTTAACATTTTATTTATTTATCTTATTGCCAATTGTTTATACCGAAAAAAGTTTGAAAACATTTTTGTCTAAACGACATGAATTGCCACATGACTATGTCGATCCTGATCAAGTGAAGCATAAGAGAACAAAAGGGTTTAGGGATTGA
- a CDS encoding sensor histidine kinase, with amino-acid sequence MKLIYQNMLSFLLIIVTTISIIGYSEIGYARNQAYTQNYQRMESYANSLGNLAEADSQNGTALLSNNFLNQLEYVLRGDDAHLRIFNDKNEQIYPKTKARIQLSQEVFTTLKNGQEIRIQNNHNENSPISSTKDAYTGVLVPWMNGKNLVGIVWIGSRVKHVERPILMAKRNLLRALLITVAVGLLLSFIISYYSTKRIKRLSRATQKVASGNFNVQIEHKDSDEIDQLAENFNKMVQALKQSNEEVKAQEERRDQFMADAAHEMRTPLTTINGILEGLQYDAIPEDSKPKSIALMQRETKRLIRLVNENLDYEKIRNNQIMLVKTNFNATIILHDLKSQLKQNATKANDELVVEAPDQLPIYADRDRFTQVMVNLVQNAIQFTHDGKIIISGKRIEHGTQLSVKDNGIGMSKNQTKYIFERFFRADPSRARMGTGESGLGLAIVSSLIKQHGGKVEVFSAPGKGSTFTVTFYDKGYEQFVAKN; translated from the coding sequence ATGAAATTAATTTACCAAAATATGTTGAGTTTCTTACTCATTATTGTGACAACTATCTCGATTATTGGTTACTCGGAGATTGGTTATGCGCGTAATCAAGCTTATACGCAAAACTACCAGCGGATGGAAAGCTATGCTAATTCTTTGGGAAACTTGGCGGAAGCTGATAGCCAAAATGGAACTGCATTACTTAGCAATAACTTCTTGAATCAATTAGAATATGTTCTTCGTGGTGATGATGCTCATTTACGTATTTTTAATGATAAAAATGAGCAGATTTATCCCAAAACAAAGGCTAGAATTCAGCTTTCGCAAGAAGTTTTTACTACTTTAAAAAATGGGCAAGAGATTAGAATTCAAAATAATCATAATGAAAATTCACCGATTAGTTCAACTAAGGATGCCTACACGGGGGTTTTGGTTCCATGGATGAATGGCAAAAATCTTGTTGGCATTGTTTGGATAGGATCGAGAGTAAAGCATGTTGAGCGACCGATTTTAATGGCTAAACGCAATTTGTTGCGTGCATTGTTAATTACTGTAGCGGTTGGATTGTTGCTGAGCTTTATTATTTCTTATTATTCAACTAAACGAATTAAGCGATTATCACGTGCTACGCAAAAAGTTGCATCAGGTAACTTTAATGTGCAAATTGAGCATAAAGATAGCGATGAAATTGATCAATTGGCTGAGAATTTCAATAAAATGGTGCAGGCTTTGAAGCAGTCGAACGAAGAGGTTAAGGCTCAAGAAGAGCGACGAGACCAATTCATGGCTGATGCTGCTCATGAAATGCGGACGCCATTGACAACAATTAATGGCATTCTAGAGGGCTTGCAATACGATGCTATCCCAGAGGATTCTAAACCGAAGTCAATCGCGTTAATGCAGCGCGAAACTAAACGATTAATTCGGTTAGTCAATGAAAATTTGGACTATGAAAAGATTCGAAATAATCAAATTATGCTGGTTAAGACTAACTTTAATGCCACAATTATTCTGCATGATTTGAAGTCGCAATTAAAACAAAATGCAACTAAAGCCAACGATGAGCTGGTTGTAGAGGCACCTGATCAGTTGCCTATTTATGCAGATCGTGACCGTTTTACCCAGGTAATGGTTAACTTAGTTCAAAATGCGATTCAATTCACTCATGATGGCAAAATTATTATTTCGGGTAAACGGATAGAGCATGGAACACAATTATCGGTTAAGGATAATGGTATTGGCATGAGCAAGAATCAGACTAAGTATATTTTTGAACGCTTTTTCAGGGCTGATCCATCGCGTGCTCGAATGGGAACTGGCGAATCAGGCTTGGGACTTGCGATTGTTTCTTCTTTGATTAAGCAACATGGTGGCAAAGTAGAAGTATTTTCCGCACCAGGTAAAGGTTCCACATTCACCGTGACCTTTTATGACAAGGGCTATGAACAGTTTGTAGCTAAAAAC
- a CDS encoding MalY/PatB family protein, with protein sequence MQYDFENAPDRSKTDSVKWDVKSGELPMWIADMDFKTAPEIIAAMQQKLTLGAFGYEFPQADYFNAVADWYETEHNHRPQTNWMIFTTGVVPAISSIVRRISHIGDNVLVQEPVYNIFYNSILNNGRHVLSSDLAFDGKSYSINWADLEQKLAEPLTTLMIFCNPHNPVGKVWTSEEVQKIADLCHQYHVTLLSDEIHGDLVRQGPDYTPAFSVTGEAQNSVISLVSPSKTFNVAALHAATAIVPDENLRNMVSRGLNSDEVAEPNLLAIPATIAAYEQGHDWLNALKKQLKQNFAYVQNFIEKNIPEVQIISGNATYLMWIDVQKISTDSQELAEFIRQETGLIISAGSVYRGNGHDFIRINLACPLTMVKDGMQRLATGIRKYNK encoded by the coding sequence ATGCAATATGATTTTGAAAATGCACCAGATAGGTCAAAGACTGATTCAGTAAAGTGGGATGTGAAGTCTGGTGAATTACCAATGTGGATTGCCGATATGGACTTTAAGACGGCACCTGAAATTATCGCGGCAATGCAACAAAAATTGACATTAGGTGCATTTGGTTATGAGTTCCCACAAGCAGATTATTTTAATGCTGTCGCTGATTGGTATGAAACAGAACATAATCATCGGCCACAAACAAATTGGATGATTTTTACTACTGGAGTAGTCCCTGCTATTTCATCAATTGTACGCCGTATTTCACATATTGGTGATAATGTTTTAGTACAAGAGCCAGTTTATAATATTTTTTATAATTCCATTTTGAATAATGGGCGCCATGTTTTGTCGAGTGATTTAGCTTTCGATGGTAAAAGTTATTCGATCAACTGGGCTGACTTGGAACAAAAATTAGCTGAGCCGTTAACGACTTTGATGATTTTTTGTAATCCGCATAATCCAGTGGGAAAAGTTTGGACTAGTGAAGAAGTACAAAAAATTGCGGATCTTTGTCACCAATACCATGTAACATTACTATCGGATGAGATTCATGGTGATCTAGTTAGACAAGGTCCAGATTACACGCCAGCCTTTTCTGTAACAGGTGAAGCACAAAATAGTGTGATTTCACTAGTGTCTCCAAGTAAAACCTTTAATGTTGCTGCTCTTCATGCTGCTACGGCGATTGTTCCTGATGAGAACTTACGGAATATGGTTAGCCGCGGTTTAAATAGTGATGAAGTAGCCGAGCCTAATTTATTGGCGATTCCAGCAACGATTGCGGCTTATGAGCAAGGCCATGATTGGCTTAATGCTTTGAAAAAACAGTTAAAGCAAAATTTTGCGTATGTGCAGAATTTTATTGAAAAAAACATTCCTGAAGTACAAATCATTTCGGGCAATGCGACATATTTGATGTGGATCGATGTGCAAAAGATCAGTACTGATTCACAGGAATTAGCAGAGTTCATTCGCCAAGAAACTGGGCTGATTATTTCAGCTGGTAGTGTTTATCGTGGAAATGGCCATGACTTTATTCGAATTAATCTAGCTTGTCCTTTGACGATGGTCAAGGATGGGATGCAAAGATTAGCTACAGGTATTCGTAAGTATAACAAGTAG
- a CDS encoding type II toxin-antitoxin system PemK/MazF family toxin, which translates to MIDVHQGDIIIIGFDPSLGHEQQGTRPALIVSNHDFTRLTRSLVKVVPISKTENDFPLHIPVPEGLKVHGVAEAQQETTLDLAARHWYKVDHAPASFIKDVINAISDSYEFEE; encoded by the coding sequence ATGATTGATGTTCATCAAGGTGACATTATCATTATTGGTTTTGATCCAAGTTTAGGACATGAGCAACAAGGAACTAGACCTGCTTTAATTGTATCTAATCATGACTTTACTAGGTTAACTAGATCACTTGTGAAAGTAGTACCGATTAGTAAAACAGAAAATGATTTTCCGTTACATATTCCAGTTCCTGAAGGCTTAAAAGTCCATGGAGTTGCAGAAGCACAGCAGGAAACAACTTTAGACTTAGCTGCACGACACTGGTACAAAGTGGATCATGCACCTGCATCTTTTATAAAAGATGTTATAAATGCTATTTCAGATTCTTATGAATTTGAAGAATAA
- a CDS encoding AbrB/MazE/SpoVT family DNA-binding domain-containing protein, translating into MEITLQKWGNSQGIRLSKSLLRDLGITTEKATFEVKVKNKELILKRKKESKLAQRFEGFDYEAYWDKWDNEHPGESKEVDWGKPVGKEIKW; encoded by the coding sequence ATGGAGATTACATTGCAAAAATGGGGTAATTCCCAAGGTATTAGACTTTCTAAGTCACTACTCAGAGATCTTGGAATTACTACTGAAAAAGCTACTTTTGAGGTAAAAGTTAAGAATAAAGAACTAATTTTGAAAAGAAAAAAAGAGAGCAAGCTAGCACAACGATTTGAGGGCTTTGATTATGAGGCATATTGGGATAAATGGGATAATGAACATCCTGGTGAATCCAAAGAAGTTGATTGGGGCAAGCCTGTAGGTAAAGAAATTAAATGGTAA
- a CDS encoding ParA family protein, giving the protein MKIITFAAIKGGVGKTTLAYNYGEWLANHGSRILFIDLDHQSNLTQTYRIYDNEYTVGNIFLKNDQVKIHQINENIDLIAGDMHLDDIEADIETKVDKNMLLYMWLADNYDTRKLDQYDYIIIDCHPDFSIATKNAVIISDDILSPITPSEHGYSAKFNLEQRFKELKRETIDYRTRQSLVDAKLLFVGNMIKNNTRSSRELVEVLQKDPSVIVKIPNRELFNRSTLDKVAISTMMKDKKMQSMYGSFFNELNGIFGSITNKV; this is encoded by the coding sequence ATGAAGATTATTACTTTTGCAGCTATTAAAGGTGGAGTAGGTAAAACCACATTAGCCTATAACTATGGCGAATGGTTGGCTAACCACGGATCACGGATTTTGTTTATCGACTTAGACCATCAATCTAATTTGACCCAAACATATCGAATTTATGATAATGAGTATACAGTAGGAAATATTTTCTTAAAGAATGATCAAGTTAAAATCCATCAGATTAATGAAAATATTGATCTAATTGCAGGAGATATGCATTTAGACGATATTGAAGCAGACATTGAAACTAAAGTCGATAAAAATATGCTGCTATACATGTGGCTAGCAGATAATTATGACACTAGAAAACTAGATCAATACGATTACATTATTATTGATTGCCACCCTGATTTTTCAATTGCGACAAAGAACGCAGTGATTATTAGTGATGATATTCTTAGCCCTATTACTCCGAGCGAACACGGTTATAGTGCCAAATTCAACTTAGAGCAGCGCTTTAAGGAGCTTAAACGAGAAACAATCGATTATCGTACGAGACAGTCGTTAGTAGATGCAAAATTGCTATTTGTTGGAAACATGATTAAAAACAACACTAGATCTTCTCGTGAATTGGTAGAAGTTTTACAAAAAGATCCAAGTGTCATTGTTAAGATTCCCAATCGAGAGCTGTTTAACCGCTCCACTTTAGATAAAGTGGCAATCAGTACAATGATGAAAGATAAAAAAATGCAATCTATGTATGGATCATTTTTCAATGAGTTAAATGGTATCTTTGGCTCCATTACAAATAAAGTATAA
- a CDS encoding IS30 family transposase translates to MTNSNSSISKHYHQLTSVQRGQIQAMLDSGITSRTVIAQEVGCHKSTISREIKRGSVLQRDSSYLLYEHYYADTAQLYYEKRRKNCYQRNPLKHYAVFLRMLSRRFKAKFDATSIDEFVGEFKRTMPGYPCPSTPTVYRYIDQGLLDISNIDLPMKLKRRRNKRHHGQSGHALHKKNLGNSIEQRPKEIEDRKTPLHWEGDLVKGVRRKNQPALMTLTERTTRFEVVIKIPDYRASTCQRLLQNEIDRHPAWFKSITFDNGSEFADMTKIKGCQIYFAHPYSPWERGTNENCNGLLRQFFPKGKSMKDKSAAYVQQATDAINRKHRRILQYHTAEELFKQYISS, encoded by the coding sequence ATGACCAATTCAAATTCTAGCATTTCTAAGCACTATCATCAATTAACCAGCGTACAACGTGGACAAATTCAAGCAATGCTGGATTCCGGCATAACTTCCCGTACTGTTATCGCTCAAGAAGTCGGCTGCCATAAGTCGACAATCAGTCGCGAAATCAAACGCGGAAGCGTCCTGCAAAGAGACAGCAGCTATTTATTGTATGAGCACTATTACGCTGATACTGCACAGCTTTATTATGAGAAGCGTCGCAAAAACTGCTATCAGCGCAATCCATTGAAGCATTATGCTGTCTTTTTGAGAATGCTCTCCAGACGCTTCAAAGCTAAATTTGATGCCACCAGCATCGATGAATTCGTTGGTGAATTCAAAAGGACTATGCCAGGCTACCCTTGTCCCAGCACACCAACTGTCTATCGCTATATTGATCAGGGCTTGCTGGACATAAGCAATATTGATCTGCCTATGAAGCTCAAAAGACGCAGGAACAAGCGTCATCACGGCCAGAGCGGTCATGCTTTGCACAAGAAGAATCTTGGCAATTCCATTGAACAGCGTCCTAAAGAGATTGAAGACAGAAAAACGCCGCTGCACTGGGAAGGAGATCTGGTTAAAGGCGTCAGACGCAAGAATCAGCCTGCTTTAATGACTTTGACCGAAAGAACCACACGCTTTGAAGTAGTTATCAAGATTCCTGACTATCGGGCAAGCACATGCCAAAGGCTGCTTCAAAATGAGATTGACAGACATCCTGCCTGGTTTAAATCGATCACGTTTGACAATGGCTCTGAGTTTGCGGATATGACCAAGATCAAAGGCTGCCAGATCTACTTCGCCCACCCATATTCTCCATGGGAAAGAGGCACCAATGAGAACTGCAATGGACTTCTGCGTCAATTCTTCCCTAAAGGCAAAAGCATGAAAGATAAGTCAGCTGCTTATGTTCAACAGGCAACTGATGCCATTAACCGCAAACATCGTCGAATCCTTCAATATCACACAGCAGAAGAACTCTTCAAGCAATATATTTCCTCATAG
- a CDS encoding IS982 family transposase, translating to MNCLKLKRFSHHLQVSFKDLVIICRHWYRLYAPAEFTHRRNIDQIKTTDSLILALLIWQAKTGIESQRRFCECFNCLSHSRFNRRSRQLLQLIYQIRQEMNKKVDLNGHFLIIDSFPVPVCQPIRNYRAKIFRGYANIGYKATKKIYFYGFKVHAIVSDDGYILDYVVTKASVHDAKETVELMENAHPSNYYLLGDEGYLGKELHQQLKQMGYELWTPYRKNMTGAKKHNDHQLMAIRRTIESDFSLLTYYNAENNRTRSLIGFQSRLEIAILAYNLAYCLERFN from the coding sequence TTGAACTGCCTTAAGCTTAAGCGTTTTAGCCACCATTTACAAGTTAGTTTTAAAGATTTAGTGATAATTTGTCGGCACTGGTATCGTTTGTATGCACCGGCTGAGTTTACTCATCGGCGAAATATTGATCAAATTAAAACTACGGACAGTCTGATTTTGGCTTTACTTATCTGGCAAGCTAAGACAGGAATTGAATCACAAAGAAGATTCTGTGAATGTTTCAATTGTTTATCACACTCACGTTTTAATCGGCGTTCACGTCAGCTATTGCAATTGATTTATCAGATACGGCAAGAAATGAATAAAAAGGTTGACCTGAATGGACATTTCTTGATCATTGACAGCTTTCCGGTACCTGTTTGCCAACCAATTCGCAACTATCGTGCTAAAATTTTTCGCGGTTATGCCAACATTGGTTATAAGGCCACCAAGAAAATTTACTTCTATGGTTTCAAAGTTCATGCCATTGTTAGCGATGACGGTTACATTCTTGATTATGTCGTAACAAAAGCATCAGTTCATGATGCCAAGGAGACAGTTGAACTGATGGAAAATGCACATCCATCTAATTACTATCTTCTTGGCGACGAAGGCTATTTAGGCAAAGAACTGCATCAACAGCTAAAACAAATGGGTTATGAACTTTGGACACCATATCGTAAAAATATGACAGGAGCTAAAAAGCACAATGATCATCAATTGATGGCTATTCGCAGAACAATTGAAAGCGACTTTTCGCTTCTGACCTATTACAATGCCGAGAACAATCGAACACGTAGTCTGATAGGCTTTCAAAGCCGGTTGGAAATTGCAATTTTAGCTTATAATTTGGCTTATTGTCTAGAACGATTTAACTAG
- a CDS encoding DUF3850 domain-containing protein, giving the protein MKVYTSSGIYEIKEHRVKILPSYFEAQVNNSKNFEIRKNDRNYQVGDLLLLEEYNPTTANYTGREVHCLITYKTTFKQVPGYVVLGTKKLGTV; this is encoded by the coding sequence ATGAAAGTATATACATCAAGTGGCATATATGAGATCAAAGAACATCGAGTAAAAATTCTTCCAAGTTATTTTGAGGCACAAGTAAATAACTCTAAAAATTTTGAAATTAGAAAAAATGATCGTAATTATCAGGTAGGAGATTTGCTATTGTTGGAAGAGTATAATCCAACAACCGCAAATTACACAGGACGAGAGGTTCATTGCTTGATCACATACAAGACCACTTTTAAGCAAGTACCAGGATATGTTGTTTTAGGTACCAAGAAGTTAGGTACAGTGTAG
- a CDS encoding response regulator transcription factor — translation MSLRILMVEDDTSVAEMMGMFFKKEGWQQDIAVDGVEAVDMFKKNADKYDLITLDLNLPKKDGIQVAKEVRAISPTVPIIMLTARGSESDQVLGLGIGADEYVTKPFSPIALIARIKALHRRVMMEEEPAHTQEDNQDYEITTDHLKISKNRREVLFDNQPVMGLTPKEFDLLYTMAQKPRQVFSRDQLLELVWGYEYYGEERTVDAHIKKLRQKLEKVGAKVIQTVWGVGYKFDDSQVK, via the coding sequence ATGAGTTTGAGAATATTAATGGTCGAAGATGACACTTCCGTAGCTGAAATGATGGGAATGTTTTTCAAAAAAGAAGGTTGGCAACAAGACATTGCTGTTGATGGTGTCGAAGCCGTCGATATGTTTAAAAAGAACGCGGATAAGTATGATCTGATTACGTTAGATTTGAATTTGCCAAAAAAAGATGGGATTCAAGTAGCTAAAGAGGTACGGGCAATTTCGCCGACAGTGCCAATTATTATGCTTACTGCTCGTGGCAGTGAATCAGATCAAGTGTTGGGGCTAGGTATCGGAGCTGATGAGTATGTCACTAAGCCATTTAGCCCAATTGCTTTGATTGCCCGCATTAAGGCTTTGCATCGCCGCGTGATGATGGAAGAAGAACCAGCTCATACTCAAGAAGATAATCAAGACTATGAGATTACGACCGATCATTTGAAGATTTCAAAAAATAGACGAGAAGTTTTATTTGATAATCAGCCGGTAATGGGTTTGACACCAAAAGAATTTGATTTGCTGTATACAATGGCACAAAAGCCTAGACAAGTCTTTTCTCGTGACCAATTACTAGAACTAGTTTGGGGCTATGAGTATTATGGTGAAGAAAGAACTGTTGATGCTCATATTAAAAAGCTTCGACAGAAATTAGAGAAGGTTGGTGCCAAGGTGATCCAAACTGTCTGGGGCGTCGGTTACAAGTTTGATGATTCGCAGGTCAAATAA